The Chionomys nivalis chromosome 20, mChiNiv1.1, whole genome shotgun sequence genome includes a region encoding these proteins:
- the Fgfr1 gene encoding fibroblast growth factor receptor 1 isoform X4, which translates to MWSWRCLLFWAVLVTAALCTARPAPTLPEQAQPWGAPVEVESLLVHPGDLLQLRCRLRDDVQSINWLRDGVQLAESNRTRITGEEVEVRDSTPADSGLYACVTSSPSGSDTTYFSVNVSDALPSSEDDDDDDDSSSEEKETDNTKPNRRPVAPYWTSPEKMEKKLHAVPAAKTVKFKCPSSGTPNPTLRWLKNGKEFKPDHRIGGYKVRYATWSIIMDSVVPSDKGNYTCIVENEYGSINHTYQLDVVERSPHRPILQAGLPANKTVALGSNVEFMCKVYSDPQPHIQWLKHIEVNGSKIGPDNLPYVQILKTAGVNTTDKEMEVLHLRNVSFEDAGEYTCLAGNSIGLSHHSAWLTVLEALEERPAVMTSPLYLEIIIYCTGAFLISCMVGSVIIYKMKSGTKKSDFHSQMAVHKLAKSIPLRRQVTVSADSSASMNSGVLLVRPSRLSSSGTPMLAGVSEYELPEDPRWELPRDRLVLGKPLGEGCFGQVVLAEAIGLDKDKPNRVTKVAVKMLKSDATEKDLSDLISEMEMMKMIGKHKNIINLLGACTQDGPLYVIVEYASKGNLREYLQARRPPGLEYCYNPSHNPEEQLSSKDLVSCAYQVARGMEYLASKKCIHRDLAARNVLVTEDNVMKIADFGLARDIHHIDYYKKTTNGRLPVKWMAPEALFDRIYTHQSDVWSFGVLLWEIFTLGGSPYPGVPVEELFKLLKEGHRMDKPTNCTNELYMMMRDCWHAVPSQRPTFKQLVEDLDRIVALTSNQEYLDLSMPLDQYSPSFPDTRSSTCSSGEDSVFSHEPLPEEPCLPRHPTQLANGGLKRR; encoded by the exons CTCAGCCCTGGGGAGCCCCAGTGGAAGTGGAGTCTCTCCTGGTCCACCCTGGTGACCTGCTACAGCTTCGCTGCCGGCTGCGAGATGATGTGCAGAGCATCAACTGGCTGCGGGACGGGGTGCAGCTGGCGGAGAGCAACCGTACCCGCATCacgggggaggaggtggaggtgcgGGATTCCACCCCCGCTGACTCTGGCCTCTACGCTTGCGTGACCAGCAGCCCCTCTGGCAGCGACACCACCTACTTCTCCGTCAATGTCTCAG ATGCGCTTCCCTCCTCGGAGGATGACGACGACGACGATGACTCCTCctcagaggagaaagaaacagacaacACCAAACCAAACCGTAGGC CTGTAGCTCCATACTGGACATCTccagaaaagatggaaaagaagcTGCATGCGGTGCCAGCTGCCAAGACGGTGAAGTTCAAATGCCCATCCAGCGGAACTCCCAATCCTACTTTGCGTTGGTTGAAAAACGGCAAAGAGTTCAAACCTGACCACCGGATTGGAGGCTATaag GTCCGTTATGCCACCTGGAGCATCATAATGGACTCTGTGGTGCCCTCTGACAAGGGCAACTACACCTGCATCGTGGAGAACGAGTATGGCAGCATCAACCACACCTACCAGCTTGATGTTGTGG AGCGATCCCCTCACCGGCCCATCCTTCAGGCAGGGTTACCTGCCAACAAGACAGTGGCCCTGGGCAGCAACGTGGAGTTCATGTGTAAGGTGTACAGCGACCCACAGCCTcacatccagtggctgaagcaCATCGAGGTGAACGGAAGTAAGATTGGCCCAGACAACCTGCCCTACGTCCAGATTCTGAAG ACTGCTGGAGTTAATACCACCGACAAGGAAATGGAGGTGCTTCATTTACGAAATGTCTCCTTTGAGGATGCGGGGGAGTATACGTGCTTGGCGGGTAACTCTATCGGACTCTCCCATCACTCTGCATGGTTGACCGTTCTGGAAG CCCTGGAAGAGAGGCCAGCCGTGATGACTTCGCCACTCTACCTGGAGATCATCATCTATTGCACTGGGGCCTTCCTTATCTCCTGTATGGTGGGCTCCGTCATCATCTACAAGATGAAGAGCGGCACCAAAAAGAGTGACTTCCACAGCCAGATGGCCGTGCACAAGCTGGCCAAGAGCATCCCTCTGCGCAGACAGGTAACAG TGTCAGCAGACTCCAGTGCCTCCATGAACTCTGGGGTTCTCCTGGTTCGGCCTTCACGACTCTCCTCCAGTGGGACCCCTATGTTAGCTGGAGTCTCTGAGTATGAGCTTCCTGAAGACCCCCGCTGGGAGCTGCCTAGAGATAG ACTGGTCTTAGGCAAACCTCTTGGAGAGGGCTGCTTTGGGCAAGTGGTATTGGCAGAGGCCATCGGGCTGGATAAGGACAAACCCAACCGCGTGACCAAAGTGGCTGTGAAGATGTTGAAGT CTGATGCAACAGAGAAGGACCTGTCAGATCTGATCTcagagatggagatgatgaaaatGATCGGGAAACACAAGAATATCATCAATCTGCTGGGGGCGTGCACACAGGACG GGCCTCTTTATGTCATCGTGGAATACGCCTCCAAAGGCAACCTTCGGGAGTATCTGCAGGCCCGGAGGCCTCCTGGGCTGGAATATTGCTACAACCCCAGTCATAACCCCGAGGAACAGCTGTCCTCCAAAGATCTGGTAtcctgtgcctatcaggtggccCGGGGCATGGAGTATCTTGCCTCTAAGAAG TGCATACACCGAGACCTGGCTGCTAGAAATGTCCTGGTGACAGAAGACAACGTAATGAAGATCGCAGACTTTGGCCTAGCCCGAGACATTCACCATATCGACTACTATAAAAAAACCACCAAT GGCCGGCTGCCTGTGAAGTGGATGGCACCTGAGGCATTGTTTGACCGGAtctacacccaccagagtgaCGT GTGGTCTTTTGGGGTACTCTTGTGGGAAATCTTCACTCTGGGCGGCTCCCCATACCCTGGTGTGCCTGTGGAAGAACTTTTCAAGCTGCTGAAGGAAGGTCATCGGATGGACAAGCCCACTAACTGTACCAATGAGCT GTACATGATGATGCGGGATTGCTGGCACGCAGTGCCCTCTCAGAGGCCCACTTTCAAACAGCTGGTGGAAGACCTGGACCGCATTGTGGCCTTGACCTCCAACCAG gAGTATCTGGACCTGTCAATGCCGCTGGACCAGTACTCTCCCAGCTTTCCCGACACACGGAGTTCTACCTGCTCTTCGGGGGAGGACTCTGTCTTCTCTCATGAGCCGTTACCTGAAGAACCCTGTCTGCCCCGACACCCGACCCAGCTTGCCAATGGTGGACTCAAACGGCGCTGA
- the Fgfr1 gene encoding fibroblast growth factor receptor 1 isoform X9 yields MWSWRCLLFWAVLVTAALCTARPAPTLPEQDALPSSEDDDDDDDSSSEEKETDNTKPNRRPVAPYWTSPEKMEKKLHAVPAAKTVKFKCPSSGTPNPTLRWLKNGKEFKPDHRIGGYKVRYATWSIIMDSVVPSDKGNYTCIVENEYGSINHTYQLDVVERSPHRPILQAGLPANKTVALGSNVEFMCKVYSDPQPHIQWLKHIEVNGSKIGPDNLPYVQILKTAGVNTTDKEMEVLHLRNVSFEDAGEYTCLAGNSIGLSHHSAWLTVLEALEERPAVMTSPLYLEIIIYCTGAFLISCMVGSVIIYKMKSGTKKSDFHSQMAVHKLAKSIPLRRQVTVSADSSASMNSGVLLVRPSRLSSSGTPMLAGVSEYELPEDPRWELPRDRLVLGKPLGEGCFGQVVLAEAIGLDKDKPNRVTKVAVKMLKSDATEKDLSDLISEMEMMKMIGKHKNIINLLGACTQDGPLYVIVEYASKGNLREYLQARRPPGLEYCYNPSHNPEEQLSSKDLVSCAYQVARGMEYLASKKCIHRDLAARNVLVTEDNVMKIADFGLARDIHHIDYYKKTTNGRLPVKWMAPEALFDRIYTHQSDVWSFGVLLWEIFTLGGSPYPGVPVEELFKLLKEGHRMDKPTNCTNELYMMMRDCWHAVPSQRPTFKQLVEDLDRIVALTSNQEYLDLSMPLDQYSPSFPDTRSSTCSSGEDSVFSHEPLPEEPCLPRHPTQLANGGLKRR; encoded by the exons ATGCGCTTCCCTCCTCGGAGGATGACGACGACGACGATGACTCCTCctcagaggagaaagaaacagacaacACCAAACCAAACCGTAGGC CTGTAGCTCCATACTGGACATCTccagaaaagatggaaaagaagcTGCATGCGGTGCCAGCTGCCAAGACGGTGAAGTTCAAATGCCCATCCAGCGGAACTCCCAATCCTACTTTGCGTTGGTTGAAAAACGGCAAAGAGTTCAAACCTGACCACCGGATTGGAGGCTATaag GTCCGTTATGCCACCTGGAGCATCATAATGGACTCTGTGGTGCCCTCTGACAAGGGCAACTACACCTGCATCGTGGAGAACGAGTATGGCAGCATCAACCACACCTACCAGCTTGATGTTGTGG AGCGATCCCCTCACCGGCCCATCCTTCAGGCAGGGTTACCTGCCAACAAGACAGTGGCCCTGGGCAGCAACGTGGAGTTCATGTGTAAGGTGTACAGCGACCCACAGCCTcacatccagtggctgaagcaCATCGAGGTGAACGGAAGTAAGATTGGCCCAGACAACCTGCCCTACGTCCAGATTCTGAAG ACTGCTGGAGTTAATACCACCGACAAGGAAATGGAGGTGCTTCATTTACGAAATGTCTCCTTTGAGGATGCGGGGGAGTATACGTGCTTGGCGGGTAACTCTATCGGACTCTCCCATCACTCTGCATGGTTGACCGTTCTGGAAG CCCTGGAAGAGAGGCCAGCCGTGATGACTTCGCCACTCTACCTGGAGATCATCATCTATTGCACTGGGGCCTTCCTTATCTCCTGTATGGTGGGCTCCGTCATCATCTACAAGATGAAGAGCGGCACCAAAAAGAGTGACTTCCACAGCCAGATGGCCGTGCACAAGCTGGCCAAGAGCATCCCTCTGCGCAGACAGGTAACAG TGTCAGCAGACTCCAGTGCCTCCATGAACTCTGGGGTTCTCCTGGTTCGGCCTTCACGACTCTCCTCCAGTGGGACCCCTATGTTAGCTGGAGTCTCTGAGTATGAGCTTCCTGAAGACCCCCGCTGGGAGCTGCCTAGAGATAG ACTGGTCTTAGGCAAACCTCTTGGAGAGGGCTGCTTTGGGCAAGTGGTATTGGCAGAGGCCATCGGGCTGGATAAGGACAAACCCAACCGCGTGACCAAAGTGGCTGTGAAGATGTTGAAGT CTGATGCAACAGAGAAGGACCTGTCAGATCTGATCTcagagatggagatgatgaaaatGATCGGGAAACACAAGAATATCATCAATCTGCTGGGGGCGTGCACACAGGACG GGCCTCTTTATGTCATCGTGGAATACGCCTCCAAAGGCAACCTTCGGGAGTATCTGCAGGCCCGGAGGCCTCCTGGGCTGGAATATTGCTACAACCCCAGTCATAACCCCGAGGAACAGCTGTCCTCCAAAGATCTGGTAtcctgtgcctatcaggtggccCGGGGCATGGAGTATCTTGCCTCTAAGAAG TGCATACACCGAGACCTGGCTGCTAGAAATGTCCTGGTGACAGAAGACAACGTAATGAAGATCGCAGACTTTGGCCTAGCCCGAGACATTCACCATATCGACTACTATAAAAAAACCACCAAT GGCCGGCTGCCTGTGAAGTGGATGGCACCTGAGGCATTGTTTGACCGGAtctacacccaccagagtgaCGT GTGGTCTTTTGGGGTACTCTTGTGGGAAATCTTCACTCTGGGCGGCTCCCCATACCCTGGTGTGCCTGTGGAAGAACTTTTCAAGCTGCTGAAGGAAGGTCATCGGATGGACAAGCCCACTAACTGTACCAATGAGCT GTACATGATGATGCGGGATTGCTGGCACGCAGTGCCCTCTCAGAGGCCCACTTTCAAACAGCTGGTGGAAGACCTGGACCGCATTGTGGCCTTGACCTCCAACCAG gAGTATCTGGACCTGTCAATGCCGCTGGACCAGTACTCTCCCAGCTTTCCCGACACACGGAGTTCTACCTGCTCTTCGGGGGAGGACTCTGTCTTCTCTCATGAGCCGTTACCTGAAGAACCCTGTCTGCCCCGACACCCGACCCAGCTTGCCAATGGTGGACTCAAACGGCGCTGA
- the Fgfr1 gene encoding fibroblast growth factor receptor 1 isoform X1 translates to MWSWRCLLFWAVLVTAALCTARPAPTLPEQGLLWGLDEAAHDDNAQPWGAPVEVESLLVHPGDLLQLRCRLRDDVQSINWLRDGVQLAESNRTRITGEEVEVRDSTPADSGLYACVTSSPSGSDTTYFSVNVSDALPSSEDDDDDDDSSSEEKETDNTKPNRRPVAPYWTSPEKMEKKLHAVPAAKTVKFKCPSSGTPNPTLRWLKNGKEFKPDHRIGGYKVRYATWSIIMDSVVPSDKGNYTCIVENEYGSINHTYQLDVVERSPHRPILQAGLPANKTVALGSNVEFMCKVYSDPQPHIQWLKHIEVNGSKIGPDNLPYVQILKTAGVNTTDKEMEVLHLRNVSFEDAGEYTCLAGNSIGLSHHSAWLTVLEALEERPAVMTSPLYLEIIIYCTGAFLISCMVGSVIIYKMKSGTKKSDFHSQMAVHKLAKSIPLRRQVTVSADSSASMNSGVLLVRPSRLSSSGTPMLAGVSEYELPEDPRWELPRDRLVLGKPLGEGCFGQVVLAEAIGLDKDKPNRVTKVAVKMLKSDATEKDLSDLISEMEMMKMIGKHKNIINLLGACTQDGPLYVIVEYASKGNLREYLQARRPPGLEYCYNPSHNPEEQLSSKDLVSCAYQVARGMEYLASKKCIHRDLAARNVLVTEDNVMKIADFGLARDIHHIDYYKKTTNGRLPVKWMAPEALFDRIYTHQSDVWSFGVLLWEIFTLGGSPYPGVPVEELFKLLKEGHRMDKPTNCTNELYMMMRDCWHAVPSQRPTFKQLVEDLDRIVALTSNQEYLDLSMPLDQYSPSFPDTRSSTCSSGEDSVFSHEPLPEEPCLPRHPTQLANGGLKRR, encoded by the exons CTCAGCCCTGGGGAGCCCCAGTGGAAGTGGAGTCTCTCCTGGTCCACCCTGGTGACCTGCTACAGCTTCGCTGCCGGCTGCGAGATGATGTGCAGAGCATCAACTGGCTGCGGGACGGGGTGCAGCTGGCGGAGAGCAACCGTACCCGCATCacgggggaggaggtggaggtgcgGGATTCCACCCCCGCTGACTCTGGCCTCTACGCTTGCGTGACCAGCAGCCCCTCTGGCAGCGACACCACCTACTTCTCCGTCAATGTCTCAG ATGCGCTTCCCTCCTCGGAGGATGACGACGACGACGATGACTCCTCctcagaggagaaagaaacagacaacACCAAACCAAACCGTAGGC CTGTAGCTCCATACTGGACATCTccagaaaagatggaaaagaagcTGCATGCGGTGCCAGCTGCCAAGACGGTGAAGTTCAAATGCCCATCCAGCGGAACTCCCAATCCTACTTTGCGTTGGTTGAAAAACGGCAAAGAGTTCAAACCTGACCACCGGATTGGAGGCTATaag GTCCGTTATGCCACCTGGAGCATCATAATGGACTCTGTGGTGCCCTCTGACAAGGGCAACTACACCTGCATCGTGGAGAACGAGTATGGCAGCATCAACCACACCTACCAGCTTGATGTTGTGG AGCGATCCCCTCACCGGCCCATCCTTCAGGCAGGGTTACCTGCCAACAAGACAGTGGCCCTGGGCAGCAACGTGGAGTTCATGTGTAAGGTGTACAGCGACCCACAGCCTcacatccagtggctgaagcaCATCGAGGTGAACGGAAGTAAGATTGGCCCAGACAACCTGCCCTACGTCCAGATTCTGAAG ACTGCTGGAGTTAATACCACCGACAAGGAAATGGAGGTGCTTCATTTACGAAATGTCTCCTTTGAGGATGCGGGGGAGTATACGTGCTTGGCGGGTAACTCTATCGGACTCTCCCATCACTCTGCATGGTTGACCGTTCTGGAAG CCCTGGAAGAGAGGCCAGCCGTGATGACTTCGCCACTCTACCTGGAGATCATCATCTATTGCACTGGGGCCTTCCTTATCTCCTGTATGGTGGGCTCCGTCATCATCTACAAGATGAAGAGCGGCACCAAAAAGAGTGACTTCCACAGCCAGATGGCCGTGCACAAGCTGGCCAAGAGCATCCCTCTGCGCAGACAGGTAACAG TGTCAGCAGACTCCAGTGCCTCCATGAACTCTGGGGTTCTCCTGGTTCGGCCTTCACGACTCTCCTCCAGTGGGACCCCTATGTTAGCTGGAGTCTCTGAGTATGAGCTTCCTGAAGACCCCCGCTGGGAGCTGCCTAGAGATAG ACTGGTCTTAGGCAAACCTCTTGGAGAGGGCTGCTTTGGGCAAGTGGTATTGGCAGAGGCCATCGGGCTGGATAAGGACAAACCCAACCGCGTGACCAAAGTGGCTGTGAAGATGTTGAAGT CTGATGCAACAGAGAAGGACCTGTCAGATCTGATCTcagagatggagatgatgaaaatGATCGGGAAACACAAGAATATCATCAATCTGCTGGGGGCGTGCACACAGGACG GGCCTCTTTATGTCATCGTGGAATACGCCTCCAAAGGCAACCTTCGGGAGTATCTGCAGGCCCGGAGGCCTCCTGGGCTGGAATATTGCTACAACCCCAGTCATAACCCCGAGGAACAGCTGTCCTCCAAAGATCTGGTAtcctgtgcctatcaggtggccCGGGGCATGGAGTATCTTGCCTCTAAGAAG TGCATACACCGAGACCTGGCTGCTAGAAATGTCCTGGTGACAGAAGACAACGTAATGAAGATCGCAGACTTTGGCCTAGCCCGAGACATTCACCATATCGACTACTATAAAAAAACCACCAAT GGCCGGCTGCCTGTGAAGTGGATGGCACCTGAGGCATTGTTTGACCGGAtctacacccaccagagtgaCGT GTGGTCTTTTGGGGTACTCTTGTGGGAAATCTTCACTCTGGGCGGCTCCCCATACCCTGGTGTGCCTGTGGAAGAACTTTTCAAGCTGCTGAAGGAAGGTCATCGGATGGACAAGCCCACTAACTGTACCAATGAGCT GTACATGATGATGCGGGATTGCTGGCACGCAGTGCCCTCTCAGAGGCCCACTTTCAAACAGCTGGTGGAAGACCTGGACCGCATTGTGGCCTTGACCTCCAACCAG gAGTATCTGGACCTGTCAATGCCGCTGGACCAGTACTCTCCCAGCTTTCCCGACACACGGAGTTCTACCTGCTCTTCGGGGGAGGACTCTGTCTTCTCTCATGAGCCGTTACCTGAAGAACCCTGTCTGCCCCGACACCCGACCCAGCTTGCCAATGGTGGACTCAAACGGCGCTGA
- the Fgfr1 gene encoding fibroblast growth factor receptor 1 isoform X3, whose translation MWSWRCLLFWAVLVTAALCTARPAPTLPEQGLLWGLDEAAHDDNAQPWGAPVEVESLLVHPGDLLQLRCRLRDDVQSINWLRDGVQLAESNRTRITGEEVEVRDSTPADSGLYACVTSSPSGSDTTYFSVNVSDALPSSEDDDDDDDSSSEEKETDNTKPNPVAPYWTSPEKMEKKLHAVPAAKTVKFKCPSSGTPNPTLRWLKNGKEFKPDHRIGGYKVRYATWSIIMDSVVPSDKGNYTCIVENEYGSINHTYQLDVVERSPHRPILQAGLPANKTVALGSNVEFMCKVYSDPQPHIQWLKHIEVNGSKIGPDNLPYVQILKTAGVNTTDKEMEVLHLRNVSFEDAGEYTCLAGNSIGLSHHSAWLTVLEALEERPAVMTSPLYLEIIIYCTGAFLISCMVGSVIIYKMKSGTKKSDFHSQMAVHKLAKSIPLRRQVTVSADSSASMNSGVLLVRPSRLSSSGTPMLAGVSEYELPEDPRWELPRDRLVLGKPLGEGCFGQVVLAEAIGLDKDKPNRVTKVAVKMLKSDATEKDLSDLISEMEMMKMIGKHKNIINLLGACTQDGPLYVIVEYASKGNLREYLQARRPPGLEYCYNPSHNPEEQLSSKDLVSCAYQVARGMEYLASKKCIHRDLAARNVLVTEDNVMKIADFGLARDIHHIDYYKKTTNGRLPVKWMAPEALFDRIYTHQSDVWSFGVLLWEIFTLGGSPYPGVPVEELFKLLKEGHRMDKPTNCTNELYMMMRDCWHAVPSQRPTFKQLVEDLDRIVALTSNQEYLDLSMPLDQYSPSFPDTRSSTCSSGEDSVFSHEPLPEEPCLPRHPTQLANGGLKRR comes from the exons CTCAGCCCTGGGGAGCCCCAGTGGAAGTGGAGTCTCTCCTGGTCCACCCTGGTGACCTGCTACAGCTTCGCTGCCGGCTGCGAGATGATGTGCAGAGCATCAACTGGCTGCGGGACGGGGTGCAGCTGGCGGAGAGCAACCGTACCCGCATCacgggggaggaggtggaggtgcgGGATTCCACCCCCGCTGACTCTGGCCTCTACGCTTGCGTGACCAGCAGCCCCTCTGGCAGCGACACCACCTACTTCTCCGTCAATGTCTCAG ATGCGCTTCCCTCCTCGGAGGATGACGACGACGACGATGACTCCTCctcagaggagaaagaaacagacaacACCAAACCAAACC CTGTAGCTCCATACTGGACATCTccagaaaagatggaaaagaagcTGCATGCGGTGCCAGCTGCCAAGACGGTGAAGTTCAAATGCCCATCCAGCGGAACTCCCAATCCTACTTTGCGTTGGTTGAAAAACGGCAAAGAGTTCAAACCTGACCACCGGATTGGAGGCTATaag GTCCGTTATGCCACCTGGAGCATCATAATGGACTCTGTGGTGCCCTCTGACAAGGGCAACTACACCTGCATCGTGGAGAACGAGTATGGCAGCATCAACCACACCTACCAGCTTGATGTTGTGG AGCGATCCCCTCACCGGCCCATCCTTCAGGCAGGGTTACCTGCCAACAAGACAGTGGCCCTGGGCAGCAACGTGGAGTTCATGTGTAAGGTGTACAGCGACCCACAGCCTcacatccagtggctgaagcaCATCGAGGTGAACGGAAGTAAGATTGGCCCAGACAACCTGCCCTACGTCCAGATTCTGAAG ACTGCTGGAGTTAATACCACCGACAAGGAAATGGAGGTGCTTCATTTACGAAATGTCTCCTTTGAGGATGCGGGGGAGTATACGTGCTTGGCGGGTAACTCTATCGGACTCTCCCATCACTCTGCATGGTTGACCGTTCTGGAAG CCCTGGAAGAGAGGCCAGCCGTGATGACTTCGCCACTCTACCTGGAGATCATCATCTATTGCACTGGGGCCTTCCTTATCTCCTGTATGGTGGGCTCCGTCATCATCTACAAGATGAAGAGCGGCACCAAAAAGAGTGACTTCCACAGCCAGATGGCCGTGCACAAGCTGGCCAAGAGCATCCCTCTGCGCAGACAGGTAACAG TGTCAGCAGACTCCAGTGCCTCCATGAACTCTGGGGTTCTCCTGGTTCGGCCTTCACGACTCTCCTCCAGTGGGACCCCTATGTTAGCTGGAGTCTCTGAGTATGAGCTTCCTGAAGACCCCCGCTGGGAGCTGCCTAGAGATAG ACTGGTCTTAGGCAAACCTCTTGGAGAGGGCTGCTTTGGGCAAGTGGTATTGGCAGAGGCCATCGGGCTGGATAAGGACAAACCCAACCGCGTGACCAAAGTGGCTGTGAAGATGTTGAAGT CTGATGCAACAGAGAAGGACCTGTCAGATCTGATCTcagagatggagatgatgaaaatGATCGGGAAACACAAGAATATCATCAATCTGCTGGGGGCGTGCACACAGGACG GGCCTCTTTATGTCATCGTGGAATACGCCTCCAAAGGCAACCTTCGGGAGTATCTGCAGGCCCGGAGGCCTCCTGGGCTGGAATATTGCTACAACCCCAGTCATAACCCCGAGGAACAGCTGTCCTCCAAAGATCTGGTAtcctgtgcctatcaggtggccCGGGGCATGGAGTATCTTGCCTCTAAGAAG TGCATACACCGAGACCTGGCTGCTAGAAATGTCCTGGTGACAGAAGACAACGTAATGAAGATCGCAGACTTTGGCCTAGCCCGAGACATTCACCATATCGACTACTATAAAAAAACCACCAAT GGCCGGCTGCCTGTGAAGTGGATGGCACCTGAGGCATTGTTTGACCGGAtctacacccaccagagtgaCGT GTGGTCTTTTGGGGTACTCTTGTGGGAAATCTTCACTCTGGGCGGCTCCCCATACCCTGGTGTGCCTGTGGAAGAACTTTTCAAGCTGCTGAAGGAAGGTCATCGGATGGACAAGCCCACTAACTGTACCAATGAGCT GTACATGATGATGCGGGATTGCTGGCACGCAGTGCCCTCTCAGAGGCCCACTTTCAAACAGCTGGTGGAAGACCTGGACCGCATTGTGGCCTTGACCTCCAACCAG gAGTATCTGGACCTGTCAATGCCGCTGGACCAGTACTCTCCCAGCTTTCCCGACACACGGAGTTCTACCTGCTCTTCGGGGGAGGACTCTGTCTTCTCTCATGAGCCGTTACCTGAAGAACCCTGTCTGCCCCGACACCCGACCCAGCTTGCCAATGGTGGACTCAAACGGCGCTGA